From the genome of Candidatus Methylomirabilota bacterium:
CTCAAAAACAGGCAACCCCTGGTCCAGATCGGCGAGCTCAAGGCCAAGCCCCATCTCGAGATGCACACGCGCGGAGGGTAGCGGGCGCGTATGACCACCCCGGGGCCCGGCAAGCCTGACGAGATCAAGGTGCCAGACGAAGTCAAGATCCCAGACGAAGTCAAGGTCCCAGACGGAGTCAAGGTCGAGGTCGCCGAGCGCGGCGCAAACGGGCAGATCTCGAACCGCCGCCTCTTCATGCAGCTCCAGGCGTTCGGTGGATGTTCCGAGCCCAAGGCCCTGGCCGCCGCCCTCGAGAGAAGCCGGATCGAGGCGGCGCTCTACGCCGACCTTCAGGATCCTCGCGGCGTGGGCGTGCTCACGTTCGCCGAGGACCCGGCGTTCTTCGTCACGCGGGTGCGCGAGGTTCTGGCCGTCGAGCCCTTCGCCGGCCTGGTTCCCAAGCCCGAGCTGGCAATGATCGGCAGGACCTACTCGAGCGGCTTCGAGCCCGACCTCGAAGACTGGCTGCTGGCCCGCCCGCGCCGCACCGTGCTCAACCCGGACTGGCCCTGGGCGGTGTGGTATCCGCTGAGGCGGACGGGTGCCTTCGCCAAGCTGTCCGCCCAGGAGCAGGGCGCCATCCTCCGCGAGCACGGCACCATCGGGCGCGCCTACGGCGACGCAGATCTCGCCCATGACGTCAGGCTTGCCTGCCACGGTCTCGACGCCCACGACAACGATTTCCTCATCGGCCTGGTCGGCAAGGAGCTTCAGCCGCTCTCGCACCTCGTCCAGACCATGCGCAAGACCGTCCAGACGTCTCAGTACATGGCGAGCCTCGGCCCCTTCTTCGTGGGCCACGCCATCTGGCAGAGCCCCCCCAGCCCCTCGCAGAGACCAATCAGATGACTGCGCTTCGATCTCTCCGTGGCGCGCTCGCTCTGGCGGTCCTGGCGCTGGTGGCGGGGTGTGCCTCGGTGCCGTCGAAGCCTCTCACGGACATCCGGGCCATCGAGGGCAAGTGGCGGGGCACCATCACCGTCAGCATGGGCTCGCCCCAGTTCTACTACCTCACGGTCAACCCCGACTCCACGATCGTCGCGGAGTGGGGCCCGAACTGGCAGTGGGGCAAGATCACGCTGAGCGGGGGCCAGGCGCGCTTCGAGATCTCCCATCTCACGAGCGGCACCCTCCTATACTTCGACGGGTCGGACGGTCGCGTCATCACGATGACGCCCGATTTCGGCGGCTGGTACGTCTACGTAACCCCGCTCAAGTAGCTCGGCCGGGATATTCGATGACCACGCCGCCGATGATCGGGCGCGCCACGCTGATCCTGCTCGCCGCCGCCCTCCTCCTGGGCGCCTCGAACGTGACGGGCAAGCCGATCACGGATATCCGTACGATCGAGGGGAAGTGGCGAGGCCAGATCAAGTTCGCCGGCGGGCCGTACGAGATCTACTTCTTGACGGTCAATCCCGACGCCACGATCGTCGCGTCTTGGGGCGCGACGACGCGCTGGGGCAAGGTGACGCTCAGTGGCGGCAAGGCGCGCTTCAGCTTCCCCACGTCGAGCGGAGACCTGTACTACTACGAAGAGGCCCAGAGACGCGTCATCACGCTGAGGCCGGACTTCGGGGGCTGGGACGCGCAGGTGAGGCCGCTCAAGTAGCGCGGCCGAGGCGGAGGCTACTTGAGCGGGGCGGGGAGGTCGGACTTGCCCATCAGGTAGAGATCCACGCCGCGGGCGGCGCTTCGGCCCTCGGCGATGGCCCAGACGATGAGCGATTGGCCGCGCTGGATGTCGCCGGCGGCGAACACGCCCTGCACGGTCGTCATCCAATTCGGGTCCCGCCAGACGTTGCCACGATCGGTGAGCTTGACGCCGAGGTCTGTCAGGAGTCCCTCGCGCCGCGGGCCGAGGAAACCCATGGCGAGCAGGACCAGGTCGGCCTCCATAGCGTACTCGGTGCCCGGGACGTTCTTGAAGCTGATCCGGCCGCCCTCTTTAACGATCTCCACGCGTACCGCATGGAGGGTCGTCACGCGCCCGTCGACTCCCGAGAAGTGCGAGGTGTTGACGGAGTACTCGCGCACGCCTCCTTCCTCGTGGGCCGAGGAGACGCGGAAGATGTTGGGCCAGAGGGGCCAGGGGTTGCTGGCGGGATCGCGCTCTTCAGGCGGGCGGGGCAGGATCTCGAACTGGGTGACGGAGCGCGCGCCCTGGCGGTGGACAGTACCGAGGCAGTCGGCGCCGGTGTCGCCGCCGCCGATGATGACGACGTTCTTGCCTTCGGCCGTGATGAACTCGCGATCCGGGACGCTGTCGCCCTCGCAACGCCGGTTCTGGAGCGTGAGGTAGTCCATGGCGAAGTGGATGCCCCGGAGCTCGCGCCCGGGGATCTGGAGGTCCCGCGGCCACTCCGCTCCTCCGGCCAGGACGCTGGCGTCGAAGTCCTTGCCGAGCGCCTCGACGGGCAGTGTCTCGCCCACGTTCACGCTCGTCCTGAACGCGATCCCTGCCGCTTCCATCAGGGCCAGGCGGCGGTCGAGAATGCGCTTCTCCATCTTGAATTCCGGGATGCCGTAGCGGAGGAGTCCGCCGATACGGTCGGCCTTCTCGAACACGGTCACCGAGTGCCCGGCGCGGTTGAGCTGCTCGGCGGCGGCGAGACCTGCCGGGCCCGAGCCCACCACGGCGACCCTCTTTCCCGTGCGCGCTGCGGGCGGGGCGGGAACGACCCAGCCCTCGTCGAAGGCGTGGTCGATGATGCCGACCTCGACCTGCTTGATCGTGACCGGGTCGTCGTTGATGCCGAGCACGCAGGAGCCCTCGCAGGGGGCGGGGCAGAGGCGGCCCGTGAACTCCGGAAAGTTGTTGGTGGCGTGGAGGCGGTCGATGGCCTCGCGCCAGCGGTCCCGGTAGACGAGGTCGTTCCAATCGGGGATCAGGTTCCCGAGCGGGCAGCCCTGGTGGCAGAAGGGGATGCCGCAGTCCATGCAGCGCGCGCCCTGCTTCTTGAGCTTGTCGGCCTCGAAGGGCAGGTAAACCTCCTGCCAGTCGTGGACGCGCTCACCGACGGGACGCCGCTTGGGTGTCTCGCGCTTGATCTCGAGAAAGCCGGTGATCTTGCCCATGAGCCTGGTAGTGGAGAGCCTAGTTGTGTGCCGAGGCCATCACGGCCTCGTCCACTGACATGCCGCTTTCCTCGGCCTTCTTGATCGCCTGCAACACGCGCTTGTAGTCGCGCGGCATGATCTTGACGAACAGTTGCTGCGTCGCCTCCCAGCTGACGAGAAGCCGCGCGGCGACCGGGCTCTGAGTGTGGCGGATGTGGCGCGACAGGAGGTCCTTGACGAGCTCGACGTCCTCGACGTCCACCAGGGGCTCGAGGTCCACCATGCCCAGGTTGCACCGGCGCTTGAAATCGCCCGTCTCGTCGAGGACGTAGGCGATGCCGCCCGACATGCCGGCGGCGAAGTTGCGGCCCGTGCGCCCGATGAGCACCACGCGGCCGCCGGTCATGTACTCGCAGCCGTGGTCCCCGGCGCCCTCCACGACCGCGAGCGCGCCGCTGTTCCTGACGCCGAACCGCTCGCCGGCGACGCCGCGGAAGTACGCCTCGCCGCTCGTGGCGCCGTAGAGCACCACGTTGCCGACCAGGATGTTCTCCTCGGCCACGAAGGTCGCCTCCCGCGGGGGGAAGACGATGAGCTTGCCGCCCGAGAGACCCTTGCCGAAGTAGTCGTTGGCGTCTCCTTCGAGCGTCAGCGTGATGCCGCGTGGCACGAAAGCGCCGAAGCTCTGCCCCGCCGAGCCCGTGAAGTGGATGCGGATGGTGTCGTCCGGGAGCCCGTCCGGGCCGTGGAGGCGCGTCACCTCCGAGCCGAGGATGGTCCCCACCGTGCGGTTGACGTTCCTGATGGGCAGCCGGATGTCCACGGGCTCGCGGCGCTCGAGCGCCTCGCGGCAGAGCGGCACGAGGGTCGTCACGTCGAGAGATCTCTCGAGCCCGTGGTCCTGCTCGACCACCTTCCGGACGGCGACCTCGGGCCCGACCTGCGGCCTGTGGAGGATGGAGGAGAAGTCGAGGCCGCGGGCCTTCCAATGGTCCACGGCATTTGCGGCGTCGAGCAGGTCCGAGCGGCCGATCATCTCGTCCATCGTACGGAAGCCGAGGCGCGCCATGTGCTCGCGCACCTCCTCCGCGATGAAGCGGAAGAAGGTCTCGACGAACTCGGGCTTGCCCTCGAACTTGGCCCGGAGCTTCGGGTCCTGGGTCGCGATGCCGACCGGGCAGGTGTTGAGATGGCAGACCCGCATCATGATGCAGCCCATGACGACGAGCGGCGCCGTGGAGAAGCCGTACTCCTCGGCGCCGAGGAGCGCCGCGATGACGACGTCGCGCCCGGTCTTCATCTGCCCGTCCGTCTGCACGGTGATCCGGTCGCGGAGCTTGTTCATGACCAGCACCTGCTGGGTCTCCGCGAGCCCGAGCTCCCACGGGACCCCGCCATGCTTGATCGAGGTCAAGGGCGACGCGCCGGTGCCGCCGTCGTGGCCCGAGATCAGCACGACGTCCGAATGCGCCTTGGCCACTCCCGCCGCGACGGTCCCGACTCCGACCTCGGCGACGAGCTTGACGCTGATCCGCGCCCGCGGGTTCGAGTTCTTGAGATCGTGGATCAACTGGGCCAGATCCTCGATCGAGTAGATGTCGTGGTGCGGGGGCGGCGAGATGAGCCCCACGCCCGGCATCGAGTGCCGGACCTTGGCGATCCAGGGGTAGACCTTGTGGCCGGGCAACTGGCCGCCCTCGCCGGGCTTGGCGCCCTGGGCCATCTTGATCTGGAGCTCGTCCGCGTTGATCAGGTACCAGCTCGTGACGCCGAAGCGCCCCGAGGCGACCTGCTTGACCGCGCTGCGCCGCCAGTCGCCGTTCGGGTCGCGCTTGTAGCGCGCCGGGTCCTCGCCGCCCTCGCCCGTGTTGGAGCGGCCGCCCATCCGGTTCATGGCGATGGCCAGCGTCTCGTGAGCCTCGAGGCTGATCGAGCCGTAGGACATGGCGCCGGTGGCGAAGCGCCTGAGGATCGCCTCGACGGGCTCGACGTCCTGGAGCGCGATCGGCTTTGGTGTGGACTTGAACGTGAAGAGCCCGCGGAGCGTCGCCCGGTGCTCGTTCTGCGTGTTGACGAGGTCCGTGTACTCCTTGAAGATCGCGTACTGCTTCGAGCTCGTGGCGTGCTGGAGCTTGAACACGGTGTCGGGATTGAAGAGGTGGTACTCGCCGTCGCGCCGCCACTGGTACTCGCCGCCCCAGTCGAGCTCGGGCTCGCCCACGGGCCGCTCCGGGAAGGCGTGGTGGTGGCGCAGGAGCGCCTCTTTCGCGACCACGTCGATGCCGATGCCGCCGATGCGGGACGCCGTCCACGTGAAGTAGCGGTCCACGAAGCCCTTCGCGAGCCCGATCGCCTCGAAGATCTGGGCCGCCCGGTACGACTGAATGGTCGAGATGCCCATCTTCGAGATGACCTTGAGGACGCCCTTGTTGAGCGCCTTGATGTAGTTCGTGATCGCCGTCTTGTGATCCAGCGCCGGCAGCATGCCCTGGCGGATCATGTCGTCGAGCGTCTCGAAGGCGAGGTACGGGTTGACCGCGCCCGCGCCGTAGCCCAGGAGGAGCGCCATGTGGTGGACCTCGCGCGGCTCGCCCGTCTCGATGACCAGACCGACCTTGACGCGCTTGCCCTCGCGGATCAGGTGGTGGTGGACTCCGGCCGTCGCCAAGAGCGCCGGAATGGGCGCGTGCTCGCGGTCGACACCGCGGTCGGAGAGGATGAGATAGGTGAATCCCGCATCCACCGCCTGGCTCGCCTTCCGGCAGAGCTCTTCCGTCGCGCGCGCCAGGCCGTCCGTGCCGTCGGCCACGCGGAACAGCATGGGCACGGTCGTGGCCTTGAAACCAGGCCGGTCAACGTGGCGGATCCGCGCCAGCTCGGCATTGTCGAGGATCGGGGTCTTGAGCTTGATCTGCCGGCAGGCCTCGGGCGTGGGCTCGAGGAGGTTGCCCTCGGGACCGATACTGGTCGCGATCTGGGTCACCAGCTCTTCGCGGATGCCGTCGAGCGGCGGGTTGGTCACCTGCGCGAAGAGCTGCTTGAAGTAGTCGTAGAGGAGTCGCGGGCGGTCCGAGAGCACGGCGAGCGACGTGTCGGTGCCCATGGAGCCTATGGGCTCCTCGCCTGCGGACGCCATGGGCCCCAGCAGCAGGCGGAGGTCTTCATGGGTGTAGCCGAAGGCCTGCTGGCGCTCGAGGACGGTCTCGTGTGCGGGCTCGGGCAGGTGAGGCGGCTCGGGCAGGCTCTCGAGCGGCGTGAGGTGGGTTGCCAGCCACTCGCCGTACGGGTGCGCGGTCGCGAAGGCGTGCTTCAGCTCCGCGTCGTCGATGATGCGCCCCTGCGCCGTGTCCACGAGGAAGATCCGGCCCGGATGGAGGCGCTCCTTGATCAGCACCCGCTCGGGCGGGATGTCGAGCACGCCCACTTCGGACGCCATGACCACGAGCCCGTCCTTCGTGACGTAGTACCGCGACGGGCGGAGGCCATTCCGGTCGAGGACCGCGCCGATGACTGTCCCGTCGGTGAAGGCGATCGAGGCCGGGCCGTCCCACGGCTCCATGAGGCAGCCGTGGTACTCGTAGAAGTCCTTGCGCAGGATGGGCATGGACTCGTGCCCGCTCCAGGCCTCGGGGATCATCATCAGGACCGCCAGCGGAAGGGGGCGGCCCGCCATGACGAGGAGCTCCAGCACGTTGTCGAAGATGGCCGAGTCGCTGCCGCCCTCGACGACGATCGGCAGGATCTTCTTGAGGTCGTCGCCGAGAACGGTCGACCGGCAGAGCGCTTCCCGCGCATGCATCCAGTTGATGTTGCCGCGCAGCGTGTTGATTTCCCCGTTGTGGGCGATGTAGCGGTACGGATGCGCCAGCGGCCACGACGGGAACGTATTGGTGGAGAACCGCTGGTGGACGAGCGCGAGCGCGGACTCGACCCGCGGGTCCACGATATCCGGGAACATGGTCTCGATCTGGTCGGCCGAGAGCATGCCCTTGTAGATGAGGGTATTGGCCGAGAGGCTCGGCAGGTAGAAGTAGCCGCGGCCGGGAATGTCCGAGCGACGGACCGCGTGCTCGACGCGCTTGCGGATAACGTAGAGCTTGCGCTCGAAGGCCTGCGCGTCGGAGATGCCTGCGGCCCGGCCGATGAAGACCTGTTCTATGAGAGGCTCGGCCGCGCGGGCGCTCGGCCCCACCGGCGCGTCGTCGGTCGGCACCACGCGCCACCCGAGCAGGGTCTGGCCCTCCTCCCGGACGATCCCGTCCAGCATCGCGCGGCACTGCGCGGCCTGGGCTTGATCGCGCGGCAGGAAGACGAGGCCGGCGCCGTAGTGCCTGGGCGAGGGGAGGCTGAGACCGAGCGCGGCGCACTCGCTGGCGAGGAAGGCGTGCGGCATCTGGATCAGGATGCCGGCGCCGTCCCCCGTCGTGGGTTCACAGCCGCAGGCGCCGCGGTGGAGAAGGTTCTTGAGCACCTGGAGAGCCTGGCTCACGATGGCGTGTGACTTCCGCCCCTTTATGTCCACGACGAACCCGACGCCGCAGGCGTCGTGCTCGTGGGCAGGATCGTAGAGGCCCTGGGCTCCGGGCATCCCGGCAGGCGTCGTCGCTGACAACCCGTCCTTCATCGACATCCTTCTCCTGGCATCGCCATCCCTCTCCCAGCCTCCCCCCCCGTTCTTGTGAACTCTCGGAAAAACCTCGACTTGAGCAGTGAGCCTACACCACGGTCGAGCATTAGCCAAGGACAAAATAGAAAAAACATAGCATTAGTGATTCTAATAGGGTAACCTCAGCCCGTGAACCTCGACACGCTCAAGCTCTACTGTGACGTCGTGAGGCTGCGGAGCTTCTCGCGCGCCGCGACGGCCAACGGCGTCACGCAGTCGGCGGCCAGCCAATCCATCCAGCAGCTCGAGGGCGACCTCGACGTCCCACTTCTCGACCGCTCTCGCAGGCCACTGGTCGCCACAGAGGCCGGCCGCGTGTTCTTCGACGCCTGCCGCGATCTCCTCGAGAGCTTCGAAAAGGCGCGGGCCGGGCTGCTCGCCTCCAGGGATCGGGTGGAGGGGACGGTGCGCGTCGCGGCGATCTACTCGGTGGGGCTCCACGACATGAGCCGGCACATGCAGCCCTTCATGTCGGCGCATCCGCACGCGCGCGTGCTCCTCGAGTGCCTGCATCCTCACAAGGTGGTGGAGGCGGTCCAGAACGACGAGGCCGACGTGGGCGTCCTGTCGTATCCCGCGGCGACCCGGACACTCAGCGTATTGCCGCTCCGCTCAGAGCCGATGGTGCTGGTGACGCATCCGAGCCACCGTCTCGCCAAGCGGAAGCACGTGGAGGCCGGCGACCTCGCGGGCGAGAAGTTCATCGCGTTCGACCGCGATCTCGCGGTGCGCAAGGCGATCGACCGCGTGCTCAAGCAGCACGGGGTCAAGGTCGAGGTGGTCATGGAGTTCGACAACGTCGAGACCATCAAGCAGGCCATCGGCATCGCCGCCGGGGTCAGCATCCTGCCGCGGCCAACCGTGGTGATGGAGTCGGGAATGCGGACGCTGGCCACGGTGCCGCTCGCGTTCTCCGGCCTCGCGAGGCCGATCGGGCTCATCTACCGGCGGGGCAAGCGGCTGACTCCCGCCGTCGCGCGCTTCATCGAAACCCTTCGCAAAGCCGACGAGTCCCCCGCGGAGTAAGCCGGAATCGCGGGCGTTCTACGCGCGTGGTCCGGGCGCCGGGAGGCAGGGTGCCCTCGAGTAGAAACCGCTGAGGCCGGCGGAGGGGGCGCCGGCTGGAGCGAATCCGACGAGCCGTAGCGCGCCCCGAAGCGCAGGGCGCCTCCGCCGCGCGAGCCGGCCCCACGCAGTGGGGCGGCGAGCGCACCCCCGCCGCGGGGGATGGGGGGAGGCGGAGGCGCCTGAGCGAGGTGGCGCGTCGAGGCGAGGAGGTCTGAGCGGAAGACGGCACCCCCTCCGCCGGCCGGCCGTGGTCCAGGCCGCGCGTGGTACGGTATGGGCATGATGATCCAACCCATGGAGGTGCGGAAGTTTGTGAGCCGGGGCGGCATCCGGGTCTACGGGATGCCCGTCGAGACCTTCCCGGGCCACGTCAACAACATCTACCTGATCGTCGACGGCGACACGCTGACCCTCGTGGACGTCGGCTCGGGCACCGAGGACTCGGTCAAGGGGCTCCACGAGCGCTTCGACGAGATGCGGGACCGCTTCGGCGAGCGCGTCTCGCTGGACGACGTCCGACATGTCGTCATCACCCACGCCCACATCGACCACTTCGGCTGGGTCGGCCACTTCACCCGCGAGACCGGGGCCCGCGTCTGGGTCCACGAGCTGGATGCCCGGGTGCTGAGCCGCTTCGAGGAGCGGATGGTGCTGGCCTCGAAGGACATGCGGGTCTTCCTCGAGCGGGCCGGGGTCACGCCCGAGCTGAGGGACGAGCTCGAGACCATGTACCGGTTCTCGAAGGCCTTCTTCAAGTCCGTCACGATCGACGGCGTGGTCAAGGACGGCCAGCGCATCATCAACGGCTACCGGGTCCACCACACGCCCGGCCACTGCCCCGGGCAGATCTGCCTCGAGGTGGACGATTTGCTCTTCACGGCCGATCACGTGCTCTCGCGCATCACGCCCCACCAGTCGCCGGCCTCCATCACGCCCTTCTGCGGGCTCGAGCTCTATCTCCAGTCGCTCGACAAGGTGCGCCGGCTGGGCGGGATCAGGCTGGCGCTGCCCGGGCACGAGGCGCCGATCGAGGACATGCCGGCTCGCATCGGCGTCATCGCGGCCCACCATGAGCGCCGGCTCGGCCAGGTGCTCGATCTCTGTCGCGATCCGATGACGCTGGTGGAGGTCTCCAGGCGCCTCTTCGGGCCGAGGGCGGGCTACACTCGGCTCCTGGCGCTCGAGGAGGCGGGGGCGCACGTCGAGTACCTCTTCCAGCGGGGCGAGCTCGGCATCGCAAACCTGAGCGAGGTCAGCGAGCAGGCCAATCCCGTCATTCAGTACGAGACCCGACGAGGAGCCGCCGCATGACTGCGTCGCTGATCATCGCCGCCAGCGAGGGAGACTCGAACCTCTACTACGCCTGCCGGTTCATGGCCCCGGACCCCTTCGTCTTCCTCGAGGTCGGCGGCAGGAAGATCCTGCTCATGTCCGACCTCGAGGTGGACCGAGCGCGCCAGCAGGCCCGCGTCGACGAGGTGCTGTCGCTCTCCGAGTGGGAAGCCAAGGCCAAGCAGCGCTGGGCCCAGCCGAGGCTCACCGACACCGTCAGCCTGCTTCTCGAGGACTATGGGGTCGCGACCGTCGAGGTGCCCGCCGACTTCCCGCTCGAAGCCGCCGACCGGTTGCGCGAGCGCGGGGTCACGGTGCAGGTGAGGCCGCACCCGTTCTTTCCGAAGCGCGTCGTCAAGTCGGCCGAGGAGGTGGCGGCCATCGAGCTGGCCCAGCGGCATACGGAGACCGCGCTCGCGGCGGCGCTCGACGTGCTCAGTCAGAGCGTGATCCGCGGTGACGAGGTGGTCTGGAAGGGCCGGGCGCTGACCTCTGAGGACCTGAAGAAGGTCGTCAACGTGTCGCTGATGGAG
Proteins encoded in this window:
- a CDS encoding glutamate synthase subunit beta, with amino-acid sequence MGKITGFLEIKRETPKRRPVGERVHDWQEVYLPFEADKLKKQGARCMDCGIPFCHQGCPLGNLIPDWNDLVYRDRWREAIDRLHATNNFPEFTGRLCPAPCEGSCVLGINDDPVTIKQVEVGIIDHAFDEGWVVPAPPAARTGKRVAVVGSGPAGLAAAEQLNRAGHSVTVFEKADRIGGLLRYGIPEFKMEKRILDRRLALMEAAGIAFRTSVNVGETLPVEALGKDFDASVLAGGAEWPRDLQIPGRELRGIHFAMDYLTLQNRRCEGDSVPDREFITAEGKNVVIIGGGDTGADCLGTVHRQGARSVTQFEILPRPPEERDPASNPWPLWPNIFRVSSAHEEGGVREYSVNTSHFSGVDGRVTTLHAVRVEIVKEGGRISFKNVPGTEYAMEADLVLLAMGFLGPRREGLLTDLGVKLTDRGNVWRDPNWMTTVQGVFAAGDIQRGQSLIVWAIAEGRSAARGVDLYLMGKSDLPAPLK
- a CDS encoding chlorite dismutase family protein — translated: MTTPGPGKPDEIKVPDEVKIPDEVKVPDGVKVEVAERGANGQISNRRLFMQLQAFGGCSEPKALAAALERSRIEAALYADLQDPRGVGVLTFAEDPAFFVTRVREVLAVEPFAGLVPKPELAMIGRTYSSGFEPDLEDWLLARPRRTVLNPDWPWAVWYPLRRTGAFAKLSAQEQGAILREHGTIGRAYGDADLAHDVRLACHGLDAHDNDFLIGLVGKELQPLSHLVQTMRKTVQTSQYMASLGPFFVGHAIWQSPPSPSQRPIR
- a CDS encoding LysR family transcriptional regulator; the protein is MNLDTLKLYCDVVRLRSFSRAATANGVTQSAASQSIQQLEGDLDVPLLDRSRRPLVATEAGRVFFDACRDLLESFEKARAGLLASRDRVEGTVRVAAIYSVGLHDMSRHMQPFMSAHPHARVLLECLHPHKVVEAVQNDEADVGVLSYPAATRTLSVLPLRSEPMVLVTHPSHRLAKRKHVEAGDLAGEKFIAFDRDLAVRKAIDRVLKQHGVKVEVVMEFDNVETIKQAIGIAAGVSILPRPTVVMESGMRTLATVPLAFSGLARPIGLIYRRGKRLTPAVARFIETLRKADESPAE
- the gltB gene encoding glutamate synthase large subunit produces the protein MSMKDGLSATTPAGMPGAQGLYDPAHEHDACGVGFVVDIKGRKSHAIVSQALQVLKNLLHRGACGCEPTTGDGAGILIQMPHAFLASECAALGLSLPSPRHYGAGLVFLPRDQAQAAQCRAMLDGIVREEGQTLLGWRVVPTDDAPVGPSARAAEPLIEQVFIGRAAGISDAQAFERKLYVIRKRVEHAVRRSDIPGRGYFYLPSLSANTLIYKGMLSADQIETMFPDIVDPRVESALALVHQRFSTNTFPSWPLAHPYRYIAHNGEINTLRGNINWMHAREALCRSTVLGDDLKKILPIVVEGGSDSAIFDNVLELLVMAGRPLPLAVLMMIPEAWSGHESMPILRKDFYEYHGCLMEPWDGPASIAFTDGTVIGAVLDRNGLRPSRYYVTKDGLVVMASEVGVLDIPPERVLIKERLHPGRIFLVDTAQGRIIDDAELKHAFATAHPYGEWLATHLTPLESLPEPPHLPEPAHETVLERQQAFGYTHEDLRLLLGPMASAGEEPIGSMGTDTSLAVLSDRPRLLYDYFKQLFAQVTNPPLDGIREELVTQIATSIGPEGNLLEPTPEACRQIKLKTPILDNAELARIRHVDRPGFKATTVPMLFRVADGTDGLARATEELCRKASQAVDAGFTYLILSDRGVDREHAPIPALLATAGVHHHLIREGKRVKVGLVIETGEPREVHHMALLLGYGAGAVNPYLAFETLDDMIRQGMLPALDHKTAITNYIKALNKGVLKVISKMGISTIQSYRAAQIFEAIGLAKGFVDRYFTWTASRIGGIGIDVVAKEALLRHHHAFPERPVGEPELDWGGEYQWRRDGEYHLFNPDTVFKLQHATSSKQYAIFKEYTDLVNTQNEHRATLRGLFTFKSTPKPIALQDVEPVEAILRRFATGAMSYGSISLEAHETLAIAMNRMGGRSNTGEGGEDPARYKRDPNGDWRRSAVKQVASGRFGVTSWYLINADELQIKMAQGAKPGEGGQLPGHKVYPWIAKVRHSMPGVGLISPPPHHDIYSIEDLAQLIHDLKNSNPRARISVKLVAEVGVGTVAAGVAKAHSDVVLISGHDGGTGASPLTSIKHGGVPWELGLAETQQVLVMNKLRDRITVQTDGQMKTGRDVVIAALLGAEEYGFSTAPLVVMGCIMMRVCHLNTCPVGIATQDPKLRAKFEGKPEFVETFFRFIAEEVREHMARLGFRTMDEMIGRSDLLDAANAVDHWKARGLDFSSILHRPQVGPEVAVRKVVEQDHGLERSLDVTTLVPLCREALERREPVDIRLPIRNVNRTVGTILGSEVTRLHGPDGLPDDTIRIHFTGSAGQSFGAFVPRGITLTLEGDANDYFGKGLSGGKLIVFPPREATFVAEENILVGNVVLYGATSGEAYFRGVAGERFGVRNSGALAVVEGAGDHGCEYMTGGRVVLIGRTGRNFAAGMSGGIAYVLDETGDFKRRCNLGMVDLEPLVDVEDVELVKDLLSRHIRHTQSPVAARLLVSWEATQQLFVKIMPRDYKRVLQAIKKAEESGMSVDEAVMASAHN
- a CDS encoding MBL fold metallo-hydrolase gives rise to the protein MEVRKFVSRGGIRVYGMPVETFPGHVNNIYLIVDGDTLTLVDVGSGTEDSVKGLHERFDEMRDRFGERVSLDDVRHVVITHAHIDHFGWVGHFTRETGARVWVHELDARVLSRFEERMVLASKDMRVFLERAGVTPELRDELETMYRFSKAFFKSVTIDGVVKDGQRIINGYRVHHTPGHCPGQICLEVDDLLFTADHVLSRITPHQSPASITPFCGLELYLQSLDKVRRLGGIRLALPGHEAPIEDMPARIGVIAAHHERRLGQVLDLCRDPMTLVEVSRRLFGPRAGYTRLLALEEAGAHVEYLFQRGELGIANLSEVSEQANPVIQYETRRGAAA